The following coding sequences lie in one Arachis ipaensis cultivar K30076 chromosome B05, Araip1.1, whole genome shotgun sequence genomic window:
- the LOC107643307 gene encoding uncharacterized protein LOC107643307: MNTCSRAALAKFAIVTIIAILCGLGLGMGAAETQEATIFDISHRYVAEMPSWESSEGVGQFVWLQQSMKNGSLSNGSLMKLPTHTGTHVDAPGHVFDHYFHAGFDVDTLDLHLLNGPALLLDVPRDQNITAQVMKSLNIPRGVRRVLFRTLNTDRRLMFQKEFDTSYVGFMVDGATWLVEDTDVKLVGIDYLSVAAFDHLIPSHLVFLEGREIILVEGLKLDDVPAGIYSLHCLPLRLAGAEGSPIRCILIK; this comes from the exons ATGAATACCTGCTCAAGAGCTGCTTTGGCGAAGTTTGCAATTGTAACTATAATTGCAATTTTATGCGGCCTTGGGTTGGGGATGGGTGCGGCGGAGACGCAGGAGGCAACGATATTTGACATCAGCCACAGATACGTGGCGGAGATGCCATCGTGGGAGTCATCGGAGGGAGTGGGGCAGTTTGTGTGGCTTCAGCAGAGCATGAAGAACGGGTCCCTCTCCAACGGCTCCCTTATGAAGCTCCCCACTCACACTGGCACCCACGTCGACGCTCCAGGTCACGTCTTCGATCACTACTTCCATGCTGGCTTTGACGTCGACACTCTCGATCTGCACCTTCTCAATGGCCCTGCTCTCTTGCTTGATGTTCCCAGGGATCAAAACATCACCG CTCAAGTTATGAAGTCACTAAATATACCACGCGGTGTACGTCGTGTGCTCTTCCGTACATTAAATACCGACAG GAGGCTTATGTTTCAGAAGGAGTTCGACACAAGCTATGTGGGATTCATGGTGGATGGAGCAACTTGGCTTGTGGAGGACACGGACGTCAAACTTGTTG GAATTGACTATCTATCTGTTGCTGCATTTGATCACTTGATCCCATCTCACCTGGTTTTTCTAGAAGGCAGG GAAATCATTCTGGTGGAAGGCCTGAAACTTGATGATGTCCCTGCTGGAATATATTCACTGCATTGCTTACCGCTTAGGTTGGCTGGTGCTGAGGGATCACCAATACGGTGCATTCTGATCAAATAA